From the Marinomonas sp. THO17 genome, one window contains:
- the cysK gene encoding cysteine synthase A: MSHQVFEDNSLTIGNTPLVRLNRIGNGNIYAKLEARNPAFSVKCRIGANMIWDAEKKGLLTKGKSIVEPSSGNTGIALCFVAASRGYPITITMPSSMSLERRQVMKSLGANIVLTEPAKGMKGAIEKAQEIAQDDKFVLMQQFENPANPEIHEQTTGPEIWQDTNGDIDVFVAGVGTGGTITGVSRYIKHTQGKAITSVAVEPTSSPVITQTLNGETPTPAPHKIQGIGAGFVPKNLDLSVVDLVEQVSNEDAIAMAKRLMREEGILCGISCGAAVVAAERLNQQAAYQDKKIVVVLPDSGERYLSTALFEGEFSDNELVQ; the protein is encoded by the coding sequence ATGTCTCATCAAGTATTCGAAGACAACTCTCTCACCATAGGCAATACCCCTTTGGTTCGTTTGAACCGCATTGGTAATGGCAATATTTACGCCAAGTTGGAAGCACGTAACCCAGCCTTTTCGGTAAAATGTCGCATTGGCGCCAACATGATTTGGGACGCGGAAAAGAAAGGCTTGTTGACTAAGGGCAAATCCATCGTTGAACCGTCCAGTGGCAACACTGGGATTGCCTTGTGTTTTGTGGCCGCCTCTCGCGGTTACCCTATTACCATCACCATGCCATCCAGTATGAGTTTAGAACGTCGCCAAGTAATGAAATCCTTAGGGGCCAACATTGTATTGACGGAGCCAGCCAAGGGCATGAAAGGGGCCATTGAAAAAGCACAGGAAATTGCCCAAGACGACAAGTTTGTGTTGATGCAGCAATTTGAAAATCCGGCGAATCCAGAAATCCATGAACAAACCACTGGCCCAGAAATCTGGCAAGACACCAACGGAGACATTGATGTATTTGTCGCGGGAGTCGGCACAGGCGGTACCATTACTGGCGTCAGTCGCTACATCAAACATACCCAAGGCAAAGCCATTACCAGTGTGGCAGTAGAACCCACCAGTTCCCCCGTGATCACCCAAACCCTAAATGGCGAAACACCAACCCCTGCGCCACACAAGATTCAAGGCATTGGCGCAGGCTTTGTGCCGAAAAACCTAGACCTATCTGTGGTCGACTTGGTAGAACAAGTAAGCAACGAAGACGCCATTGCCATGGCCAAACGCTTGATGCGCGAAGAAGGCATTTTATGCGGTATTTCTTGTGGGGCCGCGGTGGTTGCCGCAGAACGCTTAAACCAGCAAGCGGCTTATCAAGACAAAAAAATCGTGGTGGTATTGCCTGATTCCGGCGAGCGTTACTTATCAACCGCCCTGTTTGAAGGCGAATTCAGTGACAATGAGTTAGTGCAATAA
- a CDS encoding class II glutamine amidotransferase, whose product MCELLGMSANVPTDICFSFSGLRARGGRTGPHKDGWGMAMYRDGDVWAIHDPRPSADSDMAEVMSQTSLKCDIVITHIRQANVGQVCLLNTHPFSRLLWGKTWSYAHNGQLEKAHELAIDKTHPLGNTDSERAFCWIIEQLQKRFDEVEPDLQSLACTLSALASQLKERGVFNMMLSDGQRLYCFCTTKLHWITRRAPFKKASLSDEDVIVDFKEVTTDKDVVTVIATQPLTQDETWQQMQEGELCVFDGGEVVAQIYAQQSDAV is encoded by the coding sequence ATGTGTGAATTGTTAGGCATGAGTGCCAACGTGCCGACGGATATTTGTTTTAGTTTTTCGGGTTTGCGTGCCCGTGGTGGCCGTACTGGTCCCCATAAAGACGGTTGGGGTATGGCCATGTATCGAGACGGGGATGTCTGGGCCATTCATGACCCAAGACCCAGTGCCGATTCCGATATGGCCGAAGTGATGAGTCAAACTTCACTCAAATGTGACATTGTTATCACCCACATTCGTCAGGCCAATGTGGGCCAAGTCTGCTTACTCAATACCCACCCTTTTAGCCGCTTGTTATGGGGAAAGACCTGGTCTTATGCCCATAATGGACAATTGGAAAAGGCGCACGAATTAGCAATCGACAAAACCCATCCATTAGGCAATACAGACTCAGAGCGGGCTTTTTGTTGGATTATCGAACAACTGCAAAAGCGTTTTGACGAGGTGGAGCCGGATCTGCAAAGTCTAGCTTGTACCTTGTCTGCATTGGCGTCGCAATTAAAAGAGCGCGGTGTGTTTAACATGATGCTGTCGGATGGCCAACGACTCTATTGCTTTTGTACCACCAAATTGCATTGGATTACCCGTCGTGCGCCATTCAAAAAAGCCAGTCTTTCTGATGAAGATGTCATCGTGGATTTCAAAGAAGTGACCACAGACAAAGATGTGGTTACCGTGATTGCGACACAACCTTTGACACAGGATGAAACCTGGCAACAAATGCAGGAAGGCGAATTGTGTGTGTTTGATGGTGGCGAAGTGGTGGCGCAGATTTATGCACAACAGAGTGACGCAGTTTGA